A window of Metabacillus sp. B2-18 contains these coding sequences:
- a CDS encoding processed acidic surface protein → MKKIIVLCVALFCLTQQPAFAAPPQEDIDQILTELGWSQQELIDYLEYYELSLDDFETAEDLRFMLGTPITDENLAELLASYEMTRQEMDVVLAEFGETLDDYYFIEDLDVALSFYLDHDGEMAEIEEFLALIGLTDEEVDSLFNHFMALDEQQLEQEMEGIITRLDPFLMMEDMTVLTDAQQDELVSILQDMMNVLQLDARFYLDDNNGVRTEVTFKELMNMEELYGNTLTIELYNTNGDMLLDMSLSEDMLSSEFFIESGIELAEVGDMAGELTNLLHNRLPDTASSLWMNMLLGLLAIGVGITGFFLTKRSQQVK, encoded by the coding sequence ATGAAAAAAATAATTGTTTTATGTGTTGCATTGTTTTGTTTAACACAGCAACCTGCATTTGCTGCACCACCTCAGGAAGATATTGATCAGATATTAACCGAATTAGGCTGGTCGCAACAAGAGTTAATAGATTATCTTGAGTATTATGAATTAAGTTTAGATGATTTTGAAACAGCAGAAGATCTTCGTTTTATGTTAGGTACTCCGATTACTGATGAAAACCTAGCTGAATTATTAGCTTCTTATGAAATGACCAGACAAGAAATGGATGTTGTTTTAGCAGAATTTGGTGAAACTCTTGATGATTATTATTTCATTGAAGATCTTGATGTTGCCTTAAGTTTTTATTTAGATCATGATGGAGAAATGGCAGAGATTGAAGAATTTCTAGCTTTAATCGGTTTAACTGATGAAGAAGTAGACTCCTTATTTAATCATTTCATGGCACTTGATGAACAACAGCTAGAGCAAGAAATGGAAGGCATAATAACTAGGCTTGATCCATTTTTAATGATGGAAGATATGACAGTTTTAACTGATGCACAACAGGATGAATTAGTTTCAATCCTTCAAGATATGATGAATGTTTTACAATTAGATGCACGCTTCTATTTAGATGATAACAATGGAGTGCGAACAGAGGTTACTTTTAAAGAACTAATGAATATGGAAGAGCTATACGGTAATACATTAACAATAGAGTTATACAACACAAATGGAGACATGCTTTTAGATATGAGTTTATCTGAAGATATGTTAAGCTCTGAATTCTTTATTGAATCTGGTATTGAACTTGCGGAAGTAGGAGATATGGCAGGAGAGTTAACTAACCTTCTACACAATCGATTACCGGATACAGCTTCTTCATTATGGATGAATATGCTTCTCGGATTATTAGCTATTGGTGTGGGAATAACAGGATTTTTCTTAACAAAAAGATCTCAACAGGTTAAGTAA
- a CDS encoding spore germination protein, with protein sequence MNSEKDQVVATIKEELKGSSDLVIQQLDAKEKKCEFYYISSICNKKKIHDDILTPFFEVEDMKSYKDYLLSLSGMKELNKEDNPVDLLIRGSMIISIEEMLLTMEIKEFVNKNIPETTIETTIQGPQTGFSEDLETNINILRHRYHQPTLVIEDEKVGKKTQLIINIIYDSKEVDLDVLKEFKDKLKGIDKDVVQSAGQLSRLISGKKAILFPTVVISERPDRIAYNLSKGKVIVLMEGTRFALILPSVFYDFMSSMDDLYQAKGISRFLLLLRYLGLAIALLLPAIYVGITAFNPELFRVQLALSIVGSRASVPYPAYIEVLFMLIMMELLTEASIRLPKAIGPMATTVGGVILGQAATEAGLVSNIMIIIVSAVAISNFVIPINEMGFAMRVTKYFLLAMATFTGLIGVIVALIGLIFYLVSLNSFGQPYLGVFLKENMKK encoded by the coding sequence ATGAATAGTGAAAAAGATCAGGTTGTAGCTACTATTAAGGAGGAACTTAAGGGTTCTTCAGACTTGGTGATTCAGCAATTGGATGCGAAAGAGAAAAAATGCGAATTTTATTATATTAGCAGTATTTGCAATAAAAAAAAGATACATGATGATATTTTAACGCCCTTTTTTGAAGTAGAAGATATGAAAAGCTACAAAGATTACTTATTATCATTATCCGGGATGAAAGAATTAAATAAAGAAGATAATCCTGTTGATTTATTAATACGTGGTTCTATGATTATCTCGATTGAAGAGATGCTGTTAACAATGGAAATAAAAGAGTTTGTAAACAAGAACATACCTGAGACAACGATTGAAACAACGATCCAAGGGCCTCAAACAGGATTTAGTGAAGATTTGGAAACGAATATAAATATTCTTCGACATCGCTATCATCAACCAACACTGGTGATAGAAGATGAAAAAGTTGGTAAAAAAACACAACTAATTATCAATATTATCTACGATAGTAAAGAGGTTGATTTGGATGTGTTGAAGGAGTTTAAAGACAAGCTGAAAGGCATCGATAAGGATGTTGTCCAATCAGCTGGCCAACTTTCGAGATTGATAAGTGGAAAAAAAGCAATATTATTCCCGACCGTTGTTATATCAGAACGACCTGATCGAATTGCCTATAATTTATCAAAAGGTAAAGTAATTGTTTTAATGGAAGGGACTAGGTTTGCACTCATTTTGCCTTCTGTATTTTATGACTTTATGAGCTCGATGGATGATTTGTATCAAGCTAAGGGGATTTCGAGGTTTCTTCTCTTATTAAGGTACTTAGGTCTTGCCATTGCTCTTCTGCTTCCTGCAATTTATGTTGGAATTACTGCATTTAATCCTGAGTTGTTTAGGGTTCAGCTCGCTCTATCAATTGTGGGTAGTCGTGCATCTGTTCCATACCCAGCTTATATTGAAGTGTTATTCATGCTAATTATGATGGAGTTATTAACTGAGGCAAGTATTAGATTGCCAAAAGCGATAGGACCAATGGCCACAACAGTTGGAGGTGTTATTTTGGGGCAGGCAGCTACAGAGGCGGGTCTTGTAAGTAATATCATGATTATTATTGTATCAGCAGTTGCTATTTCTAATTTCGTGATCCCAATAAATGAAATGGGTTTTGCGATGAGAGTGACAAAATATTTTCTCTTAGCGATGGCAACCTTTACAGGATTAATCGGGGTTATAGTAGCTTTAATAGGACTCATTTTTTATCTAGTTAGTTTAAATAGTTTTGGTCAGCCTTATTTAGGAGTCTTTTTGAAAGAAAACATGAAAAAATGA
- a CDS encoding GerAB/ArcD/ProY family transporter, with amino-acid sequence MSKRFIYVMLILNMLTNIVAYVPMVLIENRSNGSVLAMILAVPTGIIIIYFFTKYMSNFPYMGLPEILDKYAPKWFRLFFLSVQGVLWYVAGLVTLVAFTNISKQYINPDMDELLIMLTFLIVIVFGTTLPSKKVLYATEIILLLNLPFIAFIIFKSYFNDDLMWDSVRITITHFQDIPSFESTSTATFVYTGYTNLVIFNRLYKEVRVKYLWAIGILGFFTLITTFIIPIGLNGFDGAESFTFPWIATTEAIRIELGFIERISFLFLGLYINVSLASVILHWHVGLEQLKAIFPTFKFKKIDIKPFVIVGVFAVLAIIVQQFFQEKTVGEIAKVWMMLLLPAQIAGLVLLKILSIRKEKLLK; translated from the coding sequence ATGTCTAAGCGGTTTATCTATGTCATGTTAATTCTTAACATGCTTACAAATATTGTAGCTTATGTTCCAATGGTGTTAATTGAAAATCGAAGTAATGGCTCAGTATTAGCTATGATCTTGGCTGTACCGACCGGGATTATTATTATCTACTTTTTCACAAAGTATATGAGCAATTTTCCATATATGGGATTACCTGAAATACTTGATAAATATGCACCTAAATGGTTTCGCTTATTTTTTCTGTCTGTTCAAGGTGTTTTATGGTACGTAGCGGGATTAGTTACGTTAGTTGCTTTTACTAATATCTCAAAACAATATATTAATCCTGATATGGATGAACTCCTGATTATGCTTACCTTTTTAATTGTCATTGTATTTGGAACAACATTACCGTCAAAAAAGGTCTTATATGCAACTGAAATTATTTTATTGCTTAATCTACCGTTTATTGCATTTATCATATTTAAGTCATATTTCAATGATGATTTAATGTGGGATTCAGTACGAATTACTATAACACACTTTCAAGACATCCCAAGCTTCGAATCAACTTCAACAGCTACATTTGTTTACACAGGTTACACCAATCTAGTTATTTTTAATCGTTTATATAAAGAAGTTAGAGTGAAATATTTATGGGCAATCGGTATACTAGGATTTTTCACTTTAATCACTACTTTTATCATTCCTATTGGTCTAAATGGATTTGATGGAGCAGAGTCTTTTACATTTCCTTGGATTGCTACGACAGAAGCGATAAGAATTGAATTAGGTTTTATTGAGCGAATAAGTTTTCTTTTCCTAGGATTATACATTAATGTTTCTTTAGCAAGTGTTATCCTTCATTGGCACGTAGGATTAGAGCAGTTAAAGGCCATTTTTCCAACTTTTAAATTTAAAAAAATAGATATAAAGCCATTTGTTATAGTTGGAGTTTTTGCTGTGTTAGCTATAATTGTTCAGCAATTTTTTCAGGAGAAAACAGTAGGAGAGATTGCAAAGGTGTGGATGATGCTCTTGTTACCTGCCCAGATTGCGGGCTTAGTCCTTTTGAAAATATTATCAATAAGAAAGGAAAAGCTCTTGAAATGA
- a CDS encoding Ger(x)C family spore germination protein: MKTRILMVVAAALLFLGGCGYKDIDRRFFVVSIGVDKSEDKENMYDITLKLAVPSSETKTGSSESLIMTESSETISEAVRIIKSKVDKELDFSHTKMIILGENVVEDDLTNILDWFYRRRDIQAIAWTAVGSPTALSVLEVEPPGERVPSNSLLLSFGNFGTETPYVTSVYIFDFRRRQTERGIDPFLPIIKTEEEAFSINKTSLISNMKQVLVLSEEETKYFNMLRNRASKFDIKVEKEGKPYFVFSTDKINASFDLKSKKNKRAAISYDVQLSGIVEEAFETLDEGQANEYEKTVKIEVEEQISSMLNKLQKEEVDPLGFGLRYRATETGNESNKVEKWDEMYPDVQFKVNVSVDMKNVGIIHDQEGHPE; the protein is encoded by the coding sequence ATGAAAACCAGAATCTTAATGGTTGTTGCTGCTGCGCTCCTGTTCTTAGGTGGATGTGGTTATAAAGATATTGACCGCCGTTTTTTTGTTGTTTCGATAGGAGTGGACAAATCTGAAGATAAAGAGAATATGTATGATATCACCTTAAAGCTTGCGGTCCCATCTAGTGAAACAAAAACAGGAAGTAGTGAATCGCTAATAATGACCGAGTCTTCAGAAACGATCTCTGAGGCGGTAAGAATTATTAAGTCAAAAGTAGATAAAGAGTTAGATTTTAGTCATACAAAAATGATTATATTGGGTGAAAATGTAGTTGAAGACGACTTAACAAATATTTTAGATTGGTTTTATCGTAGACGTGATATTCAAGCTATTGCTTGGACAGCGGTAGGAAGTCCAACTGCTCTTTCAGTACTTGAAGTTGAACCTCCTGGAGAAAGAGTACCATCAAATTCATTATTGTTGAGTTTTGGAAACTTCGGAACAGAAACTCCCTATGTTACATCTGTTTATATTTTTGATTTTAGGAGAAGACAAACAGAAAGAGGGATTGATCCATTTCTACCAATTATTAAAACGGAAGAAGAAGCTTTCTCTATTAATAAAACAAGCCTGATATCAAATATGAAACAAGTCTTAGTTTTGTCTGAAGAAGAAACAAAATATTTTAATATGTTAAGAAATAGGGCTTCGAAGTTCGATATTAAGGTAGAAAAAGAGGGGAAACCCTATTTTGTTTTTTCAACAGATAAAATTAACGCAAGCTTTGATTTGAAAAGTAAAAAAAACAAAAGAGCTGCTATTTCTTATGATGTTCAACTAAGTGGGATTGTTGAAGAAGCTTTTGAAACGTTAGATGAAGGTCAGGCTAATGAGTATGAAAAAACGGTTAAAATTGAAGTTGAAGAACAAATTAGCAGCATGCTAAACAAGCTTCAAAAGGAAGAAGTAGACCCACTTGGTTTTGGATTAAGGTACCGTGCAACCGAAACAGGAAATGAATCTAATAAAGTAGAGAAGTGGGATGAAATGTATCCTGATGTTCAATTTAAAGTAAATGTATCAGTGGATATGAAGAATGTAGGCATTATACATGATCAGGAAGGTCATCCCGAATAA
- the thiC gene encoding phosphomethylpyrimidine synthase ThiC, giving the protein MKITIKQPFPGSKKVYVQGSNPDIQVPVREISQSITKNTYVEEVNPPVQVYDTSGPYTDITAEIDIRKGLPRVREKWILARNDVKQYEGRETKPEDNGYKASSDHTNIEVFPSNHIHPLVAKDGNRVTQLHYARNGVITPEMEFIAIREQMDPEFVREEVASGRAIIPANINHPETEPMIIGRNFHVKINANIGNSAVTSSIEEEVEKMTWATRWGADTIMDLSTGKDIHTTREWIIRNSPVPVGTVPIYQALEKVNGIAEDLTWEVYRDTLIEQAEQGVDYFTIHAGVLLRYIPLTAKRTTGIVSRGGSILAQWCLAHHKENFLYTHFRDICEILSKYDISISLGDGLRPGSIADANDEAQFAELETLGELTKIAWNYDVQVMIEGPGHVPMHLIRENVEKQQEICKEAPFYTLGPLTTDIAPGYDHITSAIGAAMIGWFGTAMLCYVTPKEHLGLPNKEDVREGVIAYKIAAHAADLAKGHPGAQNRDDALSKARFEFRWNDQFNLSLDPERAREYHDETLPAEGAKTAHFCSMCGPKFCSMRISHDIRELGNNSSKTERELLTEGMKEKAKEFIDGGSKIYR; this is encoded by the coding sequence ATGAAGATAACAATTAAACAGCCATTTCCCGGAAGTAAAAAAGTTTATGTACAAGGTAGTAATCCTGACATTCAAGTTCCTGTAAGGGAAATTTCCCAGAGCATAACGAAGAATACATATGTTGAAGAAGTTAATCCACCTGTTCAAGTCTATGATACGAGTGGACCTTACACCGACATAACTGCTGAAATTGATATTCGAAAAGGCTTACCAAGAGTGAGAGAAAAATGGATCCTTGCTCGTAATGATGTTAAGCAATATGAGGGACGCGAAACTAAGCCCGAAGATAACGGATATAAAGCTTCTAGTGACCATACAAACATTGAGGTCTTTCCCTCTAATCACATACACCCTTTGGTGGCAAAAGACGGTAACCGAGTAACACAGCTTCATTACGCTAGAAACGGGGTTATTACACCTGAAATGGAGTTTATTGCGATCAGGGAGCAAATGGACCCCGAATTTGTACGTGAAGAAGTTGCATCAGGCCGTGCTATTATTCCGGCTAACATTAATCATCCCGAAACTGAGCCAATGATTATCGGGAGAAATTTTCATGTTAAGATTAATGCTAATATTGGGAATTCTGCTGTTACCTCTTCAATTGAAGAAGAAGTTGAAAAAATGACATGGGCAACCAGGTGGGGAGCAGACACGATAATGGACCTTTCAACTGGAAAAGACATTCATACAACCCGTGAATGGATTATCCGAAATTCCCCTGTTCCTGTTGGTACTGTACCTATCTATCAAGCATTGGAAAAAGTAAATGGAATTGCTGAAGATTTAACATGGGAAGTCTATCGTGACACGCTAATTGAACAGGCTGAACAAGGGGTTGATTATTTTACTATTCATGCTGGAGTTCTTCTTAGATATATCCCTTTAACAGCTAAGCGGACCACAGGAATTGTATCAAGAGGAGGCTCTATCTTAGCACAATGGTGTTTAGCTCATCACAAAGAAAATTTCTTATATACTCACTTCCGTGATATCTGTGAAATTCTCTCAAAATATGATATTTCCATTTCTTTAGGTGATGGATTAAGACCTGGTTCTATTGCCGATGCAAATGATGAAGCCCAATTCGCTGAGCTGGAAACTTTGGGTGAATTAACAAAAATTGCATGGAACTATGATGTTCAAGTAATGATTGAAGGTCCTGGTCACGTTCCAATGCATCTTATAAGAGAGAATGTTGAAAAGCAGCAGGAGATTTGTAAAGAAGCTCCTTTTTACACTTTAGGTCCGTTAACTACTGATATTGCTCCAGGCTATGATCACATTACTTCTGCTATAGGTGCTGCGATGATTGGCTGGTTTGGAACAGCTATGCTTTGCTATGTAACACCAAAGGAACATTTAGGTTTGCCAAATAAAGAAGATGTTCGAGAAGGCGTAATTGCCTACAAAATTGCTGCACACGCTGCAGACTTAGCAAAAGGCCATCCCGGTGCCCAAAACAGAGATGACGCTCTTTCAAAGGCACGCTTTGAATTTAGGTGGAATGATCAGTTTAATCTTTCTTTAGATCCCGAAAGAGCAAGAGAATACCATGATGAAACTTTACCTGCTGAAGGGGCAAAAACAGCTCACTTTTGTTCAATGTGTGGACCGAAATTTTGCTCTATGAGAATATCACATGATATTAGAGAATTAGGTAATAACTCAAGTAAAACTGAGCGTGAGTTATTAACTGAGGGAATGAAAGAAAAGGCAAAGGAATTTATTGACGGTGGTTCAAAGATTTATAGATAA
- a CDS encoding MOSC domain-containing protein translates to MNQKIIWLSKGKPTTLIHKGKEFRSGICKNQVEKLEVKSSHILDDDVANHDYHGGSERVICVYPYEHYDFWENLYKQSLPKAAFGENLTVSGMKETDVCVGDIYQIGEVVVQVSQGRFPCSTINKYTNINTILNKIVEHGFTGYFFRVLEVGRISSDSSIKLIKKHPAGISVAAIHHTFFHHKENLSQIEKILSLRELSEEWQVRMEKLHRQLMKR, encoded by the coding sequence TTGAATCAAAAAATTATTTGGCTTAGTAAAGGAAAACCAACAACACTTATACATAAAGGAAAAGAATTTCGTTCAGGGATATGTAAAAATCAAGTAGAAAAACTTGAGGTAAAATCAAGCCATATTTTAGACGATGATGTAGCAAACCACGATTACCATGGAGGGTCTGAACGTGTAATTTGTGTTTATCCCTACGAACATTATGATTTTTGGGAGAATCTTTACAAACAATCTTTACCAAAGGCGGCTTTTGGAGAAAATCTAACAGTTTCAGGTATGAAAGAAACAGATGTTTGCGTAGGCGATATTTATCAAATTGGTGAAGTTGTAGTTCAAGTTTCACAAGGAAGATTCCCATGTTCAACTATTAACAAATATACCAATATCAACACAATATTAAATAAGATCGTTGAACATGGTTTTACCGGTTATTTCTTTCGTGTTTTAGAGGTAGGGAGGATCTCTTCGGATTCAAGTATTAAACTGATAAAAAAACATCCTGCAGGCATTTCAGTAGCTGCCATTCACCATACATTTTTCCATCATAAAGAGAATCTATCCCAAATTGAAAAGATTTTATCTCTTAGGGAACTTTCTGAAGAATGGCAGGTCCGTATGGAGAAGCTCCATCGACAATTGATGAAAAGATAA
- a CDS encoding aspartyl-phosphate phosphatase Spo0E family protein translates to MKSLDAVIEEYRKRMFSIAKEDGISSHRTLVASQNLDELLNIEMNKNNPSPLNKKK, encoded by the coding sequence GTGAAATCGCTAGATGCAGTTATAGAAGAATACCGAAAAAGAATGTTTTCAATCGCCAAAGAAGATGGAATTAGTTCACATCGAACATTGGTTGCTAGTCAAAACTTAGATGAATTATTAAATATTGAAATGAACAAAAATAATCCTTCACCTCTTAATAAGAAAAAATAA
- a CDS encoding MerR family transcriptional regulator, whose translation MNHQDRSYKDKKVISIGTVSELTGLTLRQIRYYEERKLIAPYRNERGTRKYSFSDIETLMDIADKREDGVQTTEILKEMRLKERKRESEADVRKKMLQGQLNAQFRFGRGRN comes from the coding sequence ATGAATCACCAAGACCGCTCATACAAGGATAAAAAGGTAATCTCAATTGGGACTGTCAGTGAGTTGACTGGATTAACTTTGAGACAAATTCGATATTATGAAGAAAGAAAACTAATTGCTCCATATCGGAATGAACGAGGAACTAGAAAATATTCGTTTTCTGATATTGAGACACTAATGGACATTGCAGATAAACGAGAGGACGGTGTACAAACTACTGAAATCTTAAAAGAAATGAGATTAAAAGAAAGGAAACGTGAAAGTGAAGCAGATGTTAGAAAAAAAATGCTACAAGGTCAGTTGAATGCACAATTTAGGTTTGGACGTGGTAGGAATTAA
- a CDS encoding Fur-regulated basic protein FbpA — MSKMLQTALEEQRNYYSQKLLAIGVYNSQVMNKMTLTELKNEYNYFYHNVPNVKVKGNSAG; from the coding sequence ATGAGCAAAATGTTACAAACTGCACTTGAGGAACAAAGAAATTATTACTCTCAAAAACTACTTGCAATTGGTGTTTATAATAGTCAGGTTATGAATAAGATGACGCTAACCGAGCTTAAAAATGAATATAATTATTTCTATCATAATGTTCCGAACGTAAAGGTAAAAGGGAACTCCGCAGGGTGA
- a CDS encoding nucleotidyltransferase domain-containing protein translates to MNKKILETLGKIEKDQNITILYACESGSRAWNMNTSFSDFDVRFIYKREMNWYLQLTEGKNTLDFSTKDNEEYVGWDIKKALQLLLKSNPTLLEWIHSPIIYLTHPFFIKEIRKLSKLSFSPVSVLHHYLSMAKRNHHSLFETNKSKTKLYLNVIKPIACCIWIVNHREFPQIGEKWIFEECSNDNLVLTEIDRLIRCKKNDQHDFHSEILDTYIHSSIESLDQIKKEFPTLKTILPDPFNDFFINSIQE, encoded by the coding sequence ATGAATAAAAAAATACTAGAAACACTAGGGAAAATAGAAAAAGACCAAAACATTACAATTCTATATGCCTGCGAATCTGGAAGCAGAGCATGGAACATGAACACATCTTTTAGTGATTTTGATGTTCGCTTTATTTATAAACGAGAAATGAACTGGTACTTGCAGCTTACCGAAGGAAAAAACACCTTAGACTTTTCTACAAAAGATAACGAGGAATATGTTGGATGGGATATAAAAAAAGCTCTACAACTACTTTTGAAATCTAATCCTACATTACTAGAGTGGATACATTCTCCAATAATCTATCTTACTCACCCTTTTTTTATAAAAGAAATAAGAAAACTTTCTAAACTTTCTTTTTCGCCAGTTTCCGTTCTTCATCATTATTTAAGTATGGCTAAAAGAAATCATCATTCTTTATTTGAAACGAATAAATCAAAAACAAAACTATATTTAAATGTAATAAAACCAATTGCGTGCTGTATTTGGATTGTTAATCATCGTGAGTTTCCACAAATAGGAGAGAAATGGATCTTTGAGGAATGTTCAAATGATAATCTTGTACTGACTGAAATTGACAGATTAATACGCTGCAAAAAAAATGATCAACATGATTTTCATTCAGAAATTCTTGATACCTATATCCATTCCTCAATAGAAAGTCTCGATCAAATTAAGAAAGAATTTCCAACACTTAAGACAATATTGCCCGACCCATTCAATGATTTTTTTATTAACTCCATTCAAGAATAA
- a CDS encoding MarR family winged helix-turn-helix transcriptional regulator: MRSFTEEELQNALDLFRVFARAFKSISEHSIRDSKEHGFNPTEFAVLELLFTKGPQKLQQIGSRLLLVSGNVTYVIDKLVKNEFIYREQDPKDKRSIYAKLTDKGQKYLEEIYPIHAIRIARAFSGLSDEEQEQLKALLKKAGVHSQHLLFR, translated from the coding sequence ATGAGATCATTTACTGAAGAAGAATTACAAAATGCATTAGATTTATTTCGTGTATTTGCAAGAGCTTTTAAAAGTATTTCCGAGCATTCTATCCGGGATAGTAAAGAGCACGGATTTAATCCAACAGAATTTGCTGTTTTGGAATTATTGTTTACAAAGGGGCCGCAAAAATTACAGCAAATTGGTTCAAGGTTGTTACTTGTTAGTGGAAATGTTACGTATGTTATTGATAAACTTGTAAAAAACGAGTTTATCTATCGGGAACAGGATCCTAAGGATAAGCGTTCAATTTACGCTAAGCTAACTGACAAAGGACAAAAGTATTTAGAAGAAATTTATCCTATACATGCTATACGGATTGCGCGTGCATTTTCAGGTCTTTCGGATGAAGAACAAGAACAATTGAAAGCGTTATTAAAAAAGGCTGGAGTTCATAGTCAACATTTGCTATTTAGATAG